From one Comamonas piscis genomic stretch:
- a CDS encoding glutaredoxin family protein produces MLVGTAIACAAGLASAQTVYRIVGPDGRVTFSDRAPTSDTPSQSLSTGAVTEPAGTRLNDLPLEVKQAATKYPLTFYTSKDCGACDTARRYLLTRGIPFSEKTVTSNQEIQALRKLNAEGTIPFATLGGQHLSGFNENDWSAYLDAAGYPAQSKLPSSYRPAPAQPLIPKVIAPAAPAATQPADTDGTPASGNPNVEPDRVTPNNPTGIVF; encoded by the coding sequence ATGCTGGTTGGCACCGCAATCGCTTGTGCCGCTGGCTTGGCAAGCGCACAAACGGTGTATCGCATTGTGGGCCCCGATGGGCGGGTCACCTTTTCGGACCGCGCACCTACCTCGGACACCCCCAGCCAGTCGCTCTCGACCGGCGCGGTCACGGAGCCCGCCGGCACCCGCTTGAATGATTTGCCACTGGAAGTCAAGCAAGCCGCAACCAAGTATCCTCTGACCTTCTACACCAGCAAAGACTGCGGTGCCTGCGATACCGCCCGCCGATACCTGCTGACCCGTGGCATTCCTTTTTCAGAAAAAACGGTCACCTCCAACCAAGAAATCCAGGCCCTGCGCAAGCTCAACGCCGAGGGCACGATCCCGTTTGCGACCTTGGGCGGCCAGCATTTGAGTGGCTTTAATGAAAACGACTGGAGCGCCTACCTGGATGCCGCCGGCTACCCGGCCCAGTCCAAGCTGCCCTCCAGCTACCGCCCGGCACCTGCGCAGCCGCTGATCCCCAAAGTGATTGCACCAGCAGCACCTGCGGCCACGCAGCCTGCAGATACCGACGGCACACCGGCTTCCGGCAACCCCAACGTCGAGCCGGATCGCGTGACGCCCAACAACCCCACCGGGATTGTTTTCTAA
- the rpiA gene encoding ribose-5-phosphate isomerase RpiA, translated as MTQDELKTEVGRAALQYVVAGEIVGVGTGSTVNKFIDALATIKDQIPGAVSSSVASTERLQALGIKVFDANEVERLAVYIDGADEIDHQGFMVKGGGAALTREKIVAALAERFICIADASKRVQTLGVFPLPVEVIPMAATQIARRFAAKGGQATLRFKDGQPLVTDNGQHILDVTGLAIADPAAFEAEVNQWPGVITVGVFAHQKAAVCLLGTEQGVETLEF; from the coding sequence ATGACTCAAGACGAATTAAAGACCGAAGTTGGCCGCGCCGCACTGCAATATGTGGTGGCCGGAGAAATTGTGGGCGTGGGCACCGGCTCCACGGTCAACAAGTTCATTGATGCGCTGGCCACCATCAAGGACCAGATTCCGGGCGCTGTGTCCAGCTCCGTCGCCAGCACCGAGCGCCTGCAAGCGCTGGGCATCAAGGTGTTTGATGCCAATGAGGTGGAGCGCCTTGCGGTCTATATTGATGGCGCCGATGAAATCGACCACCAGGGTTTTATGGTCAAGGGCGGCGGCGCTGCGTTGACGCGCGAGAAGATCGTCGCTGCGCTGGCCGAGCGCTTTATCTGCATTGCCGATGCCTCCAAACGTGTGCAAACCTTGGGCGTGTTCCCGCTACCGGTCGAAGTTATCCCCATGGCAGCCACGCAAATCGCCCGCCGCTTTGCGGCAAAGGGGGGCCAGGCTACGCTGCGCTTCAAGGATGGACAGCCGCTGGTGACGGACAACGGCCAGCACATTCTGGATGTTACGGGCCTGGCGATTGCCGACCCCGCTGCTTTTGAGGCTGAAGTGAACCAGTGGCCGGGCGTCATCACCGTGGGTGTGTTTGCGCACCAGAAAGCTGCTGTCTGCTTGTTGGGCACGGAGCAAGGTGTAGAGACGCTCGAGTTTTAA
- a CDS encoding quinone-dependent dihydroorotate dehydrogenase — protein MSLIPYSLSRAVLFGMQPEAAHDLTMDMLAKGQNTPLACAWRQSRVSDPITLAGLQFPNRVGMAAGLDKNARAIDGLGAMGFGFVEVGTVTPLAQPGNPKPRMFRIPERDALINRLGFNNEGLAAFVANVKKAQFRKQASPLLLGLNIGKNAATPMENATSDYLACLDGVYPHADYITVNISSPNTKNLRALQSDEALDALLSALVQRREQLAREHGQYKPVFLKIAPDLTEEQVSVIANSLKAHGMDGVIATNTTISRDAVQGLQHAEETGGLSGRPVFEASNAVVRQLRAALGPQFPIIGVGGILSDADAVEKIKAGADVVQIYTGLIYRGPALVTEIAQALKAQASGR, from the coding sequence ATGTCCCTGATCCCCTACTCTCTCTCTCGCGCAGTTCTGTTTGGCATGCAGCCCGAGGCTGCCCATGACCTGACGATGGACATGCTGGCCAAGGGCCAGAACACCCCGCTGGCCTGCGCCTGGCGCCAAAGCCGGGTCAGTGACCCCATCACCTTGGCGGGGCTGCAGTTCCCCAACCGGGTGGGCATGGCAGCTGGGTTGGACAAGAATGCGCGCGCCATCGATGGCCTGGGCGCCATGGGTTTCGGCTTTGTCGAGGTGGGCACGGTCACGCCCCTAGCGCAGCCGGGCAACCCCAAGCCGCGCATGTTCCGCATCCCGGAGCGCGATGCGCTGATCAATCGCCTGGGCTTCAACAACGAAGGGCTGGCAGCCTTTGTCGCCAATGTGAAGAAGGCCCAGTTCCGCAAGCAGGCATCGCCGCTGTTGCTCGGCCTCAACATTGGCAAGAATGCGGCCACACCGATGGAGAACGCCACCAGCGACTACCTGGCTTGCCTCGATGGCGTCTACCCCCATGCGGACTACATCACGGTCAATATCAGCTCGCCCAATACCAAGAACCTGCGAGCGCTGCAAAGCGACGAGGCGCTGGACGCGTTGCTGAGCGCCTTGGTACAGCGCCGCGAGCAGTTGGCACGCGAGCATGGCCAATACAAACCAGTGTTCTTGAAGATCGCCCCCGATCTGACGGAAGAGCAGGTCAGCGTGATCGCCAACAGCCTCAAGGCCCATGGCATGGATGGCGTCATCGCCACCAACACCACCATCAGCCGCGATGCCGTGCAAGGCCTGCAACATGCCGAGGAAACCGGCGGCCTCTCCGGCCGCCCGGTGTTTGAGGCCAGCAATGCCGTCGTCCGCCAGCTGCGTGCGGCGCTTGGCCCGCAGTTCCCCATCATTGGGGTGGGCGGCATCTTGAGCGATGCCGATGCGGTCGAGAAAATCAAGGCCGGTGCCGACGTGGTGCAGATTTATACGGGATTGATCTATCGAGGGCCAGCGCTGGTGACCGAGATCGCGCAGGCGCTAAAGGCGCAAGCCAGCGGCCGCTGA
- the bioB gene encoding biotin synthase BioB, with the protein MSSPHNPGTTTSALHWHPKVAVTDQTKAAEPWPVAQVQALFDMPFMALMFHAQTVHHAHWLAGDIELATLLSVKTGGCPENCGYCPQSAAYDTGVKADKLMDVAEVVRAAQAAKDAGASRFCMGAAWRAPKDRDIAQVSAMISAVKALGLESCATLGMLAPEQAQALSDAGLDYYNHNLDTGPAYYRDVVSTRQYQERLDTLAHVRAAGIRVCCGGIVGMGEEVVDRAALLAQLANMQPYPESVPINSLVRVPGTPLADSAPVDSLDFVRVIAVARIVMPQARIRLSAGRQQLGEAVQTLCFMAGANSIFYGDKLLVTGNPEAKSDAQLLAKLGLATLKVAT; encoded by the coding sequence ATGTCCAGCCCCCATAACCCTGGTACGACGACATCGGCTCTGCATTGGCATCCCAAAGTAGCGGTGACCGATCAGACGAAGGCCGCAGAGCCCTGGCCTGTAGCCCAGGTACAGGCCCTGTTTGATATGCCCTTTATGGCCTTGATGTTCCACGCGCAGACGGTGCACCATGCGCACTGGCTGGCGGGTGATATCGAGCTGGCAACCTTGCTTTCGGTCAAGACAGGTGGCTGCCCGGAGAACTGCGGCTACTGCCCGCAGTCAGCGGCCTACGACACGGGGGTCAAGGCCGACAAGCTGATGGATGTGGCAGAGGTAGTCCGCGCTGCACAAGCGGCCAAGGACGCGGGTGCCAGCCGCTTTTGCATGGGGGCCGCCTGGCGTGCACCCAAGGACAGGGATATCGCCCAGGTCAGCGCGATGATCTCGGCTGTCAAGGCACTGGGCCTGGAGAGCTGCGCCACCCTGGGCATGTTGGCGCCCGAGCAGGCGCAGGCGTTGAGCGATGCCGGTCTCGACTACTACAACCACAACCTGGACACCGGGCCGGCGTATTACCGCGATGTCGTGAGCACCCGCCAGTACCAGGAGCGCCTCGATACGCTGGCCCATGTTCGTGCCGCCGGCATCAGGGTGTGCTGCGGCGGCATTGTGGGGATGGGAGAGGAGGTGGTGGACCGCGCGGCCTTGCTGGCCCAACTGGCCAATATGCAGCCCTACCCAGAGTCCGTGCCCATCAACAGCCTGGTACGGGTGCCCGGCACGCCGTTGGCGGACAGCGCGCCGGTGGATTCGCTGGATTTTGTGCGTGTGATTGCGGTCGCCCGTATTGTGATGCCCCAGGCCCGCATACGCCTGTCTGCCGGCCGCCAGCAATTGGGCGAGGCGGTGCAAACGCTGTGCTTTATGGCTGGTGCCAATTCCATCTTCTATGGCGACAAGCTGCTGGTGACCGGAAACCCGGAGGCGAAAAGTGATGCGCAGCTGCTGGCCAAGCTGGGCCTTGCCACCTTAAAAGTGGCGACCTGA
- a CDS encoding glyoxalase superfamily protein — protein sequence MADTPTFQACVIPVLRSFDAQRAAEFYQEFLGFAQDWTHRFGDDFPLYQQLSLRSAAGLACLLHLSEHHGDACPGSTVRIAWPQLEAFHQSLLAKNYRYAKPGLERMPWGMLEMRIADPFGNHLVFFEELPETP from the coding sequence ATGGCAGACACTCCCACTTTTCAAGCCTGCGTAATTCCGGTGCTGCGCAGCTTCGATGCCCAGCGGGCAGCAGAGTTTTATCAAGAGTTTCTGGGCTTTGCGCAGGACTGGACACACCGCTTTGGCGATGACTTTCCGCTCTACCAACAGCTCAGCCTGCGAAGCGCTGCGGGCCTGGCCTGCCTGCTGCACCTGAGCGAGCACCATGGCGATGCCTGCCCCGGCAGCACGGTACGCATTGCCTGGCCGCAACTGGAGGCCTTCCATCAAAGCCTGCTGGCCAAGAACTACCGCTATGCCAAGCCAGGGCTGGAGCGCATGCCTTGGGGCATGCTGGAGATGCGCATTGCCGATCCCTTTGGCAACCATCTGGTGTTTTTTGAAGAACTGCCGGAAACGCCGTAG
- a CDS encoding VOC family protein translates to MSAQRPFKVLGIQQVAIGGTDKDRMKKLWVDMLGLSQTGTFRSERENVDEDILAMGKGAFAVEVDIMQPLDIDKKPAVHATPLNHIGLWIDDLPKAVEWLTAQGVRFAPGGIRPGAAGHDICFLHPKSNDEFPIAGEGVLIELVQAPADVIAALS, encoded by the coding sequence ATGTCAGCACAGCGTCCGTTCAAGGTTTTGGGAATCCAGCAAGTGGCCATCGGTGGCACTGACAAAGACCGCATGAAAAAACTCTGGGTGGACATGCTGGGCTTGTCACAAACCGGTACCTTCCGCAGCGAGCGTGAAAACGTCGATGAAGACATTCTGGCGATGGGCAAGGGCGCGTTCGCGGTTGAGGTGGACATCATGCAGCCGCTGGATATCGACAAAAAGCCTGCCGTGCATGCCACGCCGCTCAACCATATCGGTCTGTGGATTGATGACCTGCCCAAAGCCGTGGAATGGCTGACAGCGCAGGGCGTGCGTTTTGCGCCGGGGGGCATTCGCCCTGGCGCCGCTGGCCATGACATCTGTTTTCTGCATCCCAAGAGCAATGACGAGTTTCCCATTGCTGGAGAGGGTGTACTGATCGAGCTGGTGCAAGCGCCGGCCGATGTGATTGCAGCCCTTAGTTGA
- a CDS encoding putative bifunctional diguanylate cyclase/phosphodiesterase: MPRLSPPSAELPEGHALPATRVAMPVRKRSLLLSIWPFVALAIVQTVLAISSLHILGAMRAFSSGESQWSKGQKDATYALARYAVSGDPAAYEQFHQGLHIPMSDMQARLMLEDQGYAARAQASLLLLQGHNEPEEINALIWLTVYFRHTESIGELLGRWRDADEPLHELQTLGGDIYACLQLAPPTSEQKQSWLAQINSLQIQLSEAERAFNKALGDTSRAMNKWLWSINIGIALAMLSLLMGHTWRLQRKTARAEDALDLVSERASTTLAAIGEAVITTDAAGHVVYMNRAAEELLGLSLEQLVTGKLVQHIHAPPAFAGGDLGSAPPLVQTAISEALEGREHPRDTIFRLYDAQQQVREVKLAFTAISDDNGTTEAVFVLHDVSQEQSYIRELAWQATHDQLTGLVNRYEFERLLGVFLAQTKQSPTPSAGHAIMYLDLDQFKVINDTAGHIAGDAMLRAMSAMLQRCLRAGDTLARVGGDEFAILLTQCSFDEAKRIAEQIRDAAQNVRIQWGERSLSAGISIGLVKLAAPLASVEEVLRVADMASYGAKQRGRNNVYAYDPGVDQEIARYVGEMEWVERIKAALEGGHFCLYAQNIVALSTAADHIAGGGLHIEVQIRMHLPDGNIISPVLFIPAAERYGLMPMVDRWVVKQTLKTLVHLQKTGQTPAITCCAINLSGTSLGDERLLDFLQEQIALHGVDPRTLCFEVTETAAITHLPNAIRLVNALKALGCRFSMDDFGAGVSSFGSLKNLPVDFLKIDGAIVADMLNEPAHRAMVEAINHLGHALGMKTIAEFASSPEIVETLRGMGIDYAQGYAVGRPQPFSDALTVTR, translated from the coding sequence ATGCCCCGCTTGAGCCCTCCATCTGCTGAACTGCCAGAGGGCCATGCATTGCCCGCTACGCGCGTGGCCATGCCGGTGCGCAAGCGCAGCCTGCTGCTAAGCATCTGGCCCTTTGTGGCGTTAGCGATCGTGCAAACCGTGCTGGCGATCTCCAGCCTGCATATTCTGGGAGCGATGCGGGCTTTCAGCTCGGGTGAGAGCCAGTGGAGCAAGGGCCAAAAAGACGCGACCTATGCCTTGGCGCGCTATGCCGTGAGTGGTGACCCCGCCGCCTATGAACAGTTTCACCAAGGCCTGCACATCCCCATGAGCGACATGCAGGCGCGCTTGATGCTCGAAGACCAAGGCTATGCCGCGCGAGCCCAGGCGTCCTTGCTGCTGCTGCAAGGGCACAACGAGCCGGAAGAGATCAATGCGCTGATCTGGCTGACGGTGTATTTCAGACACACGGAATCCATCGGCGAGTTGCTGGGCCGTTGGCGGGATGCCGATGAGCCCTTGCACGAGCTCCAGACCCTGGGCGGCGACATCTATGCCTGCTTGCAGCTGGCACCGCCTACCTCCGAGCAAAAGCAAAGCTGGCTGGCCCAGATCAACTCCCTGCAGATTCAGCTGTCCGAAGCGGAGCGGGCCTTCAACAAGGCGCTGGGCGATACCTCGCGTGCCATGAACAAATGGCTGTGGTCGATCAACATCGGCATTGCGCTGGCCATGCTCAGCCTGCTGATGGGCCACACCTGGCGCCTGCAGCGCAAGACCGCACGTGCCGAAGATGCCTTGGATCTGGTCAGCGAGCGCGCCTCCACTACCTTGGCCGCCATTGGCGAAGCCGTCATCACCACAGATGCCGCCGGCCATGTGGTGTACATGAACCGCGCCGCCGAGGAGCTGTTGGGGCTGAGCCTGGAGCAGCTGGTGACCGGCAAGCTGGTACAACACATCCATGCGCCGCCCGCCTTCGCTGGCGGCGATTTGGGCAGCGCTCCTCCCTTGGTGCAAACCGCTATTTCCGAAGCCCTGGAAGGGCGTGAGCATCCGCGCGACACGATTTTTCGGCTTTACGACGCGCAGCAGCAGGTGCGCGAGGTGAAACTGGCTTTTACCGCGATCAGCGATGACAACGGCACCACCGAGGCCGTATTTGTGCTGCACGATGTGAGCCAGGAGCAAAGCTATATCCGCGAACTGGCCTGGCAGGCCACCCATGACCAGCTCACCGGCCTGGTCAACCGCTATGAGTTCGAACGCCTGCTGGGCGTCTTCCTGGCGCAGACCAAGCAGTCGCCCACGCCGTCTGCGGGCCACGCGATCATGTACCTCGATCTGGACCAGTTCAAGGTCATCAATGACACCGCTGGCCATATCGCTGGCGATGCCATGCTGCGTGCGATGAGCGCCATGCTGCAGCGCTGTCTGCGCGCGGGAGACACCCTTGCCCGCGTGGGCGGCGACGAATTTGCGATCCTGCTGACCCAGTGCTCCTTCGATGAAGCCAAGCGCATTGCCGAGCAGATCCGCGATGCCGCACAGAATGTGCGCATTCAATGGGGGGAACGCAGCCTGAGCGCGGGCATCAGCATTGGACTCGTCAAGCTGGCTGCGCCGCTGGCGTCGGTGGAAGAAGTGCTGCGCGTGGCCGACATGGCCAGCTACGGCGCCAAGCAGCGCGGTCGCAACAATGTCTATGCCTATGATCCCGGGGTGGACCAGGAGATTGCCCGCTATGTCGGCGAGATGGAATGGGTCGAGCGCATCAAGGCGGCACTTGAAGGCGGGCATTTCTGCCTCTATGCCCAGAACATTGTGGCGCTCAGTACCGCCGCCGATCACATCGCTGGCGGCGGCCTGCACATCGAGGTGCAAATACGCATGCACCTGCCCGATGGCAATATCATCAGCCCGGTGCTGTTCATTCCGGCTGCAGAGCGTTATGGGCTGATGCCGATGGTGGACCGCTGGGTGGTCAAGCAAACGCTGAAGACCCTGGTCCATCTGCAAAAAACAGGGCAGACCCCGGCCATTACCTGCTGCGCGATCAATCTGTCTGGCACCTCACTGGGCGACGAGCGCCTGCTGGACTTTTTGCAAGAGCAGATCGCGCTCCACGGGGTGGACCCACGCACGCTGTGCTTCGAAGTGACCGAGACTGCGGCCATCACCCATCTGCCCAATGCCATTCGCTTGGTCAATGCCCTGAAGGCGCTGGGTTGCCGCTTCTCCATGGATGACTTTGGTGCCGGCGTCTCGTCCTTTGGCTCCTTAAAAAACCTGCCGGTGGATTTTCTCAAGATCGATGGCGCCATCGTCGCCGACATGCTCAATGAGCCGGCCCACCGCGCCATGGTGGAGGCCATCAACCACCTGGGCCATGCCCTGGGTATGAAAACCATTGCGGAGTTTGCATCCAGCCCCGAGATCGTGGAGACCTTGCGGGGCATGGGCATCGACTATGCCCAGGGCTACGCGGTAGGCCGGCCCCAGCCTTTCTCCGACGCACTTACCGTCACTCGCTGA